A window of the Fulvia fulva chromosome 3, complete sequence genome harbors these coding sequences:
- a CDS encoding putative enoyl-CoA hydratase 2, mitochondrial yields the protein MHRLSSFLLLVSGYFALAFAGLLQRSCINKDCSALRVSFDNPPINLFNAPSISEINAFLTSLRGTNTSTKVVVFSSSVPGFFGSHLDLHLLDGSTNSSAINSTAVLDQYYDNIELLVSLPTIFIAEVNGRTWGCGDEHLLRMDMRFAGPDAQFSAPEASLGVLHVGGLQQLVQLVGPGLAAEYMLSSAQVDAQEAARIG from the coding sequence ATGCATCGTCTTTCCAGCTTCCTGCTCCTAGTCTCCGGATATTTCGCTCTCGCCTTCGCCGGACTGTTGCAACGCTCATGCATCAACAAAGACTGCAGTGCGCTACGAGTCTCCTTCGACAATCCTCCCATCAATCTCTTTAATGCACCCTCCATCTCCGAAATCAACGCCTTCCTCACCTCGCTCCGTGGTACCAACACGTCCACCAAAGTCGTTGTCTTCTCAAGCTCCGTGCCAGGCTTCTTCGGCTCTCATCTCGACCTACACCTCCTGGACGGCAGTACAAATTCCTCTGCGATTAACAGTACTGCAGTCCTTGACCAGTACTACGACAACATCGAACTCCTGGTGTCTCTACCAACCATCTTCATCGCCGAAGTCAACGGTCGAACCTGGGGTTGCGGCGATGAGCACCTCCTGCGGATGGACATGCGTTTTGCAGGACCAGACGCGCAATTCAGTGCGCCAGAAGCATCGCTCGGCGTACTTCACGTCGGCGGCCTGCAGCAGCTCGTGCAGCTTGTCGGTCCTGGACTCGCTGCGGAGTACATGCTCTCATCAGCTCAAGTCGATGCTCAAGAGGCTGCGCGCATTGGCTGA
- a CDS encoding Fumarate reductase, whose amino-acid sequence MPQRIIVVGAGLSGLSAAHTIYLAGGNVVLLDKNNFMGGNSTKATSGINGALTRTQTDHKIADSVKQFYDDTIKSARDKARPDLVKVLTYQSAGAVEWLQDVFNLDLTLVSRLGGHSYPRTHRGHDAKFPGMAITYALMQRWEELCEKEPERVELVKKAKVMKINMDGNRATGVTYKFGHEDVTVDGPVVLATGGYAADFGEDSLLKKHRPDTFDLSTTNGNHATGDGHKMLMAIGANGVDMESVQVHPTGLVDPKDPTAKTKFLAAEALRGEGGLLINSKGERFVDELQHRDFVSDKMWEEKKKGNWPIRLCLNSKASNTLDFHTRHYSGRGLMKKMTGAELAKDIGCGEKKLGETFKAYNKYANGEEKDPFNKKFFHNFPVEVNDDFHVAHMEPVLHFTMGGIEINDKSEVLNSKGEPFEGLFTCGELAGGVHGANRLGGSSLLGCVVYGRVAGTSSSKYLFQEVLNSEGGQAASRAGQISLHIDPSTPGKFTVEWGTGSGASSGSSDNTSKLQQHGQKSAAPVMDGKGGDPGKKQETNDVKNFKVPEDEYSLEEVAKHNKKEDLWIAVKGVVMNVTDWVDEHPGGPQALFSHMGKDASEEFEMLHDDEVIPKYAAGIVIGRVKGQEITLEY is encoded by the exons ATGCCGCAGAGAATCATTGTTGTTGGCGCCGGCC TTTCCGGCCTGAGCGCTGCTCACACCATCTACCTTGCCGGCGGCAATGTTGTGCTTCTCGACAAGAACA ACTTCATGGGTGGCAACTCCACCAAGGCCACCTCCGGCATCAACGGTGCCTTGACCCGCACACAGACCGACCACAAGATCGCCGACAGCGTCAAGCAATTCTACGACGACACCATCAAGTCGGCACGAGACAAGGCCCGACCAGATCTCGTCAAAGTCCTCACATACCAGTCGGCGGGTGCCGTAGAGTGGCTGCAGGATGTCTTCAACCTCGACCTCACCCTGGTTTCGCGCTTAGG AGGCCACTCCTACCCACGAACGCACCGTGGCCACGATGCCAAGTTCCCCGGAATGGCCATCACCTACGCCTTGATGCAGCGATGGGAAGAGCTATGTGAGAAGGAGCCGGAGCGAGTCGAGCTGGTCAAGAAGGCCAAGGTCATGAAGATCAACATGGACGGAAACAGGGCGACTGGTGTTACGTACAAGTTCGGCCATGAGGACGTCACAGTCGATGGCCCAGTCGTGCTCGCGACTGGTGGCTACGCCGCTGACTTCGGCGAGGACTCGCTCCTCAAGAAGCACAGGCCAGACACTTTCGATCTGTCGACCACCAACGGCAACCACGCCACTGGTGACGGTCACAAGATGCTCATGGCCATTGGCGCAAACGGCGTCGACATGGAGTCTGTCCAGGTCCACCCAACTGGTCTGGTCGACCCCAAGGACCCAACCGCAAAGACCAAGTTCTTGGCAGCAGAGGCTCTCCGTGGCGAGGGTGGTCTCCTGATCAACAGCAAGGGTGAGCGATTCGTCGACGAGCTGCAGCACCGTGACTTTGTCTCCGACAAGATGTGGGAAGAGAAGAAGAAGGGCAACTGGCCAATCCGCCTTTGCTTGAACAGCAAGGCATCAAACACCCTCGACTTCCACACTCGCCACTACTCTGGCCGTGGTCTCATGAAGAAGATGACTGGAGCCGAGCTTGCCAAGGACATCGGCTGTGGCGAGAAGAAGCTCGGCGAGACATTCAAGGCATACAACAAGTACGCAAACGGCGAGGAGAAGGACCCATTCAACAAGAAGTTCTTCCACAACTTCCCCGTCGAGGTCAACGATGACTTTCACGTCGCACACATGGAGCCCGTGCTCCACTTCACCATGGGTGGTATCGAGATCAACGACAAGTCAGAGGTCCTCAACTCAAAGGGCGAGCCTTTCGAGGGACTCTTCACTTGCGGTGAGCTGGCAGGTGGTGTCCACGGTGCCAACAGACTCGGTGGCTCATCTCTGCTCGGCTGTGTCGTCTACGGTCGCGTGGCAGGTACCAGCTCGAGCAAGTACCTCTTCCAGGAAGTCCTCAACAGCGAGGGTGGCCAAGCAGCATCGCGTGCCGGCCAAATTAGCCTTCACATCGACCCCAGCACACCAGGCAAATTCACCGTGGAGTGGGGCACCGGCTCGGGCGCAAGCTCCGGCTCCAGCGACAACACCAGCAAACTGCAGCAGCACGGCCAGAAGTCCGCGGCTCCAGTCATGGACGGTAAGGGCGGTGACCCAGGCAAGAAGCAGGAGACGAACGACGTCAAGAACTTCAAGGTGCCAGAGGACGAGTACTCTCTCGAAGAGGTCGCGAAGCACAACAAGAAGGAGGACCTGTGGATCGCAGTCAAGGGTGTCGTCATGAACGTCACCGACTGGGTTGACGAGCACCCAGGTGGTCCACAAGCGCTTTTCTCACACATGGGCAAGGACGCGTCGGAAGAGTTTGAGATGTTGCATGATGATGAGGTCATTCCAAAGTATGCTGCTGGTATTGTGATTGGCAGAGTGAAGGGGCAGGAGATTACGTTGGAGTACTAG
- a CDS encoding Feruloyl esterase B has translation MAAAPGVFAFPQDTYTTSLNTLANILAPAAKSAGCGADLPKDLTPGGSSVNITIQSPLSPPNTTVHQREYLIHIPESYPESNDNPRPLVPTFNGQYHWTESIERYTGFSTSAFNPHSIAVYPAGVGNQWLGDVLAPNSSYINDIQFVSDVLDDLESKLCIDKNRIYAAGLSNGGGMTGLLACNGTVGGRFAALAGVAAAYYPDKSLPEHLFGEKCGLDRDEGSQIPYLEIHGTEDQVVRYNGSNTPDPDTYNIPTFLSKIAKLNGCAADAEQKSGLNRLETNSTQTLNGGNVTKHS, from the coding sequence ATGGCGGCAGCTCCTGGAGTCTTCGCATTCCCGCAAGACACCTACACGACATCTCTTAACACACTCGCGAACATATTGGCCCCTGCAGCGAAGAGCGCAGGATGTGGCGCAGATCTGCCCAAGGATCTTACACCAGGTGGCAGCTCAGTCAACATCACCATCCAGTCGCCGCTTTCTCCACCAAACACCACTGTGCACCAAAGAGAGTACCTGATCCACATCCCGGAATCGTATCCCGAATCGAACGACAATCCACGCCCTCTAGTTCCTACTTTCAACGGCCAATATCATTGGACAGAGTCCATCGAGCGCTACACTGGCTTCTCGACATCCGCCTTCAACCCTCATAGCATTGCTGTCTACCCTGCAGGAGTCGGCAATCAATGGCTCGGCGATGTGCTGGCACCAAACTCAAGCTATATCAACGATATCCAGTTCGTAAGTGATGTGCTAGACGACCTGGAATCCAAACTATGCATCGACAAGAACAGAATATACGCGGCAGGCCTATCGAATGGAGGAGGTATGACTGGACTTCTCGCATGCAACGGTACTGTAGGAGGACGCTTCGCCGCGCTAGCAGGTGTAGCTGCAGCATACTATCCCGACAAGTCTCTACCAGAGCACCTTTTTGGCGAAAAGTGTGGTCTGGATCGTGACGAGGGTTCGCAGATCCCTTACCTCGAAATCCACGGCACAGAGGACCAAGTCGTACGCTACAACGGCAGCAACACGCCAGACCCCGATACGTACAATATACCAACATTTCTGTCGAAGATCGCGAAACTCAATGGCTGTGCCGCGGATGCAGAGCAGAAGTCGGGATTGAACCGTTTGGAGACCAACTCTACTCAGACCCTGAACGGCGGCAATGTAACGAAACACAGCTAG
- a CDS encoding Peptidyl-prolyl cis-trans isomerase-like 1, producing the protein MDKLKKLFGGDKHTDQPAATRSSSAAAAPSASAASRSSDAHHPNNVVLHTTLGDITCIMYSDLTPRTCKNFATLAQTGKYDGVIFHRIIKNCGDPTGTGRGGSSIYGAKFEDEFVSSLKHEGKGTLSMANAGPGTNGSQFFITLAATPHLNGKHTVFGRVTDGMDVVDKLGAVATDSGDRPKSEVKIINATVN; encoded by the exons ATGGACAAGCTCAAGAAACTCTTCGGTGGTGACAAGCACACCGACCAGCCAGCAGCGACCCGCTCGTCCAGCGCAGCAGCAGCACCATCGGCAAGCGCTGCCTCCCGTAGTTCTGACGCGCATCACCCAAACAATGTCGTCTTGCACACCACTCTAGGTGATATTACTTGCATCATGTACTCCGACCTGACGccaagg ACCTGCAAGAACTTCGCCACGCTCGCTCAGACTGGCAAGTATGACGGCGTCATCTTCCATCGCATCATCAAGAACT GTGGTGACCCAACCGGTACTGGACGTGGCGGAAGCTCTATCTACGGAGCCAAGTTTGAGGATGAGTTCGTCTCTTCGCTCAAGCATGAGGGCAAGGGTACACTCAGCATGGCCAATGCTGGACCAGGTACCAATGGCAGCCA GTTCTTCATCACCTTGGCAGCAACACCCCATCTCAATGGCAAGCACACCGTCTTTGGCCGTGTCACCGATGGCATGGATGTAGTTGACAAGCTTGGTGCTGTCGCTACAGACAGCGGTGATCGACCAAAGAGTGAGGTCAAGATCATCAACGCAACCGTCAACTGA
- a CDS encoding Choline transport protein, with the protein MADNYGTYRRESKVDAYNTKESLPRDSRSSEPADDLLEALGYTQQLARSRSTLNVMFMSFVLASVPYGLATTLIYPLTGGGPTTIIWGWVAVCLLMLCVAASLGEITSVYPLAGGVYYQTFMLASPRWRKLAAWMTGWSFTLGNIIITLSVNFGTTLFLIGCINVFQVDDGTGTGATVGIFQVEAYQTYLIFLGITILCTCISCFGNKWLHHLDTAAVIWTFLGVIAIIVCILAIAAEGRRRASWVFGGFEVTSGWNPPGWAFCIGLLHGAYATSATGMVVSMCEEVQQPATQVPKAIVGALLMNMACGLVFLIPVCFVIQDLTVIATDPSGQPLPVILRSAIGNEVGAFVLTVPIIILGILCGTGCTTAASRCTWAFARDGAIPGSRKFGFDTVNDKFGLPLNAMLLCFVVQAVLGLIYLGSSAAFNAFNGSGVIFLTLSYVIPVAISFFGGRKRLSAGKFNLGAFGWFANAVSIAWCAFAIPLFSMPSALPVTMSSMNYASCVFVGGFAIAGFWYVVWGRSNYAGPKVTEATEEMTARRISTVSATRQM; encoded by the exons ATGGCGGACAACTATGGCACCTACCGACGAGAGTCGAAGGTCGACGCTTACAACACCAAGGAATCCTTGCCACGCGACTCACGATCTTCCGAACCAGCTGATGACCTTCTCGAAGCGCTCGGATATACACAGCAGCTAGCGCGCTCACGATCGACTCTCAATGTCATGTTCATGTCGTTCGTGTTGGCCTCGGTGCCTTATGGACTGGCCACGACCCTGATATATCCTCTGACTGGAGGTGGACCAACTACCATCATCTGGGGATGGGTCGCCGTATGTCTGTTGATGCTGTGTGTCGCCGCTTCGCTTGGTGAGATCACCTCG GTGTACCCCCTTGCAGGAGGAGTTTACTACCAAACATTCATGCTGGCCTCACCCAGATGGCGGAAACTCGCAGCCTGGATGACGGGCTGGTCCTTCACCCTCGGCAACATCATCATCACTCTTTCTGTCAACTTCGGTACCACCCTCTTCCTGATCGGCTGCATCAACGTCTTCCAGGTCGACGACGGTACTGGCACCGGCGCCACTGTCGGGATCTTCCAGGTCGAAGCATACCAGACCTACCTGATCTTCCTGGGCATCACGATCCTCTGCACGTGCATTTCGTGCTTCGGAAACAAGTGGCTCCATCACCTCGACACTGCTGCTGTCATTTGGACCTTCCTCGGTGTGATCGCGATCATCGTCTGCATCCTCGCCATCGCAGCCGAAGGCAGAAGACGAGCGAGCTGGGTCTTTGGCGGATTCGAGGTAACATCCGGATGGAACCCACCAGGATGGGCCTTCTGTATCGGTCTGCTCCACGGCGCGTACGCCACCTCCGCCACCGGTATGGTCGTCTCCATGTGCGAGGAAGTACAGCAGCCGGCCACTCAGGTCCCCAAAGCCATCGTCGGTGCTCTGCTCATGAACATGGCATGCGGACTGGTCTTCCTCATCCCAGTCTGCTTCGTTATCCAGGATCTGACAGTCATCGCTACCGATCCATCCGGCCAGCCGCTACCAGTCATCCTCCGTTCCGCAATTGGCAATGAAGTCGGTGCCTTCGTGCTCACGGTCCCAATCATCATCCTTGGAATCCTCTGCGGTACGGGCTGCACGACTGCAGCGTCACGATGCACATGGGCGTTTGCCCGTGATGGCGCTATTCCAGGCTCGAGAAAGTTTGGTTTCGACACCGTCAACGACAAGTTCGGCCTGCCGCTTAACGCCATGTTGCTCTGCTTCGTCGTCCAGGCGGTCCTTGGACTGATCTACCTTGGTTCCAGCGCGGCGTTCAACGCTTTCAACGGATCGGGCGTCATTTTCTTGACATTGAGCTATGTCATCCCTGTGGCCATTTCGTTCTTTGGTGGGAGGAAGAGACTGAGTGCTGGGAAGTTCAACCTTGGAGCTTTCGGCTGGTTCGCCAATGCCGTGTCCATTG CATGGTGCGCCTTTGCCATCCCCCTCTTCTCGATGCCTTCGGCCCTACCAGTAACAATGAGCTCAATGAACTATGCCTCATGCGTCTTCGTCGGCGGTTTCGCAATCGCTGGATTCTGGTATGTCGTCTGGGGAAGGAGCAACTATGCCGGGCCCAAGGTCACCGAAGCGACTGAGGAGATGACTGCGAGGAGGATAAGTACGGTCAGCGCTACGAGGCAGATGTAA
- a CDS encoding Acyl-CoA desaturase, translating to MPSHQPTSGMPAVKPEFLSTQPDPMSNPAPQEPVRNTKYDPKKPHITETPLTRKNWYKHVNWLNVVLIVGIPVMGLITAVWTPLRLPTAIFAVLYYFATGLGITAGYHRLWAHTSYSASTPLKIFLAAVGGGAVEGSVRWWARDHRAHHRYTDTDKDPYSVRKGLLYSHFGWMLMKQNPKRIGRTDISDLNDDAVVVWQHKNYLKVVLFMGLIFPCIVAGLGWGDWLGGFIYAGILRIFFVQQATFCVNSLAHWLGDQPFDDRNSPRDHVITALVTLGEGYHNFHHEFPSDYRNAIEWHQYDPTKWFIWTMKQLGLAYDLKQFRSNEIEKGRLQQQQKKLDQKRSKLDWGVPLEQLPVMEWDDYVDQTKNGRSLIAVAGIVHDVSDFVNDHPGGKAMIRSGIGKDATAMFNGGVYLHSNAAHNLLSTMRIGVIRGGMEVEIWKRQSESQGSQIYKDEKGNRIVRAGAQVTKVINPPASADAA from the coding sequence ATGCCTTCGCATCAGCCTACGAGCGGCATGCCCGCAGTCAAGCCGGAGTTCCTGTCGACTCAGCCCGATCCAATGTCGAACCCAGCTCCCCAGGAGCCGGTGAGAAACACCAAGTACGACCCGAAGAAGCCACATATCACCGAAACACCTTTGACGAGGAAGAACTGGTACAAGCACGTGAACTGGTTGAACGTCGTGCTCATTGTTGGCATTCCGGTCATGGGTCTAATCACCGCCGTCTGGACACCACTGAGACTGCCAACGGCAATCTTTGCAGTGCTGTATTACTTCGCCACGGGGCTGGGAATCACAGCTGGATACCACAGACTATGGGCACACACGTCGTACTCCGCGTCAACACCCCTCAAGATCTTCCTTGCTGCCGTTGGCGGCGGTGCCGTTGAGGGCTCCGTCAGATGGTGGGCCAGAGACCACCGTGCTCACCACCGATACACCGACACCGACAAGGATCCATACAGCGTCCGCAAGGGACTGCTCTACTCACACTTTGGCTGGATGTTGATGAAGCAGAACCCAAAGAGAATTGGACGCACCGACATTTCCGATCTCAACGATGACGCTGTCGTCGTCTGGCAGCACAAGAACTACCTCAAGGTTGTCCTCTTCATGGGTCTGATCTTCCCTTGCATCGTTGCTGGTCTCGGCTGGGGCGACTGGCTTGGTGGCTTCATCTACGCCGGTATCCTCCGTATCTTCTTCGTCCAGCAGGCCACTTTCTGCGTCAACTCCTTGGCTCACTGGCTCGGCGACCAGCCATTTGATGACCGCAACTCTCCTCGTGACCATGTCATAACAGCTCTGGTCACGCTCGGCGAGGGCTACCACAACTTCCACCACGAGTTCCCATCCGACTACCGCAATGCCATCGAGTGGCACCAGTACGACCCAACCAAGTGGTTCATCTGGACAATGAAGCAGCTCGGCCTTGCCTACGACCTGAAGCAGTTCCGCTCCAACGAGATCGAGAAGGGTCGTCTCCAGCAACAACAGAAGAAGCTCGACCAGAAGCGTTCCAAGCTCGACTGGGGTGTGCCACTTGAGCAGCTTCCAGTCATGGAGTGGGATGACTACGTCGACCAGACCAAAAACGGCCGCTCCCTTATCGCAGTCGCCGGTATCGTCCACGATGTCAGCGACTTCGTCAACGACCACCCGGGAGGCAAGGCCATGATCCGCAGCGGAATTGGCAAAGACGCAACCGCCATGTTCAACGGCGGTGTCTACCTTCACAGCAACGCCGCGCACAACCTGCTCTCGACCATGAGAATCGGTGTTATCCGTGGCGGCATGGAGGTCGAAATTTGGAAGCGCCAATCCGAGAGCCAAGGCTCGCAGATCTACAAGGACGAGAAGGGCAACCGTATCGTCCGTGCTGGTGCACAGGTCACTAAGGTGATCAACCCACCGGCCAGCGCCGATGCGGCATAG
- a CDS encoding Decarboxylase yanB: protein MASHMPPKIDVHSHFLPDFYQEACRKHGHANPDGMPYLPRWNVTSHLALMDELGIQKSILSISSPGTHLVYNNNTLARSLTRQVNAFASSLKTRHPTRFGYFASLPLPDIEGSLAEIPKALSEGCDGFVFLTNSHGTYLGDSILDPIFDELNRQKALIFIHPTTPKICPHSVSAAAANASPEIPTAATPFAVRLPNPMQEFLFDTARVVANLFMSGTIARCPSLKIILPHLGGAFPPLLSRWTGFSELVPGDWEGVAEGVVKEAMGKQIWFDMAGFAFPGQIKGLMLGVGVGHERLMYGSDYPFTQAEGVRGLMGKMDQGVRALFSEGEVEDLYWGNAERLLRMR from the exons ATGGCTTCCCACATGCCCCCAAAGATCGACGTCCACTCCCATTTCCTCCCCGACTTCTATCAAGAAGCCTGCCGCAAACATGGCCACGCTAATCCTGATGGCATGCCATATCTCCCACGCTGGAACGTGACCTCGCACCTAGCCCTTATG GACGAACTCGGAATCCAAAAATCCATCCTCTCCATCTCCTCCCCAGGAACACACCTAGTCTACAACAACAACACCCTAGCCCGCTCCCTAACCCGCCAAGTCAACGCCTTCGCCTCCTCCCTCAAAACCCGCCACCCTACCCGCTTCGGCTACTTCGCATCCCTCCCCCTCCCCGACATCGAAGGCTCCCTCGCCGAAATCCCCAAAGCCCTCTCCGAAGGCTGCGACGGCTTCGTCTTCCTCACAAACTCCCACGGCACATACCTAGGCGACTCCATCCTGGACCCCATCTTCGATGAACTAAATCGTCAAAAAGCGCTAATCTTCATCCACCCCACCACGCCCAAAATCTGCCCTCACTCCGTCTCTGCCGCCGCCGCAAATGCCAGTCCTGAAATCCCCACTGCGGCAACCCCGTTCGCAGTCCGTCTGCCAAACCCCATGCAGGAATTCCTCTTCGACACCGCCCGCGTTGTCGCAAACCTCTTCATGTCCGGCACCATAGCACGCTGTCCCTCGCTCAAAATCATCCTCCCACACCTCGGCGGCGCCTTTCCTCCTTTACTCTCGCGCTGGACGGGGTTCTCAGAGCTCGTGCCAGGGGACTGGGAAGGCGTTGCGGAGGGCGTGGTGAAGGAGGCGATGGGGAAACAGATCTGGTTTGATATGGCGGGGTTTGCGTTTCCGGGGCAGATCAAGGGGTTGATGTTGGGGGTTGGGGTGGGGCATGAGAGGTTGATGTATGGGAGTGATTATCCGTTCACGCAGGCGGAGGGCGTGAGGGGGTTGATGGGAAAGATGGATCAGGGGGTGAGGGCGTTGTTTAGTGAGGGCGAGGTGGAGGATTTGTATTGGGGCAATGCGGAGAGGTTGTTAAGGATGCGGTGA
- a CDS encoding Chromatin modification-related protein EAF6, translating into MAQENEIVAPGSAQTASASATADQPGRPYYESLRSSLRQTLEKKRRLDEQLAALEEHIYKQEGAYLEETASSGNIVRGFDGWVKGVSVGRNTTDEKRYRGRVRDEDRVFSRSSVGWMRVQEGTESNTPSHAPTPTPTGSFAPQLAARESNAGTPASTGLKAPNKKKRPADKDDDDDPKTKRGKISYARE; encoded by the exons ATGGCGCAAGAAAACGAAATCGTGGCTCCCGGATCAGCGCAAACAGCGAGTGCTTCCGCGACAGCAGACCAGCCCGGCCGACCATACTACGAGTCTCTTCGAAGCAGCCTCAGGCAGACGCTCGAGAAGAAGCGACGGCTCGACGAGCAGCTGGCCGCTCTCGAAGAGCACATCTATAAGCAGGAAGGAGCGTATCTGGAAGAAACAGCCAGCTCCGGCAACATCGTCCGTGGATTCGACGGATGGGTCAAGGGCGTGTCGGTGGGGAGGAATACAACCGACGAAAAGCGCTACAGAGGCAGAGTGAGGGATGAGGATCGTGTCTTTTCGCGGAGTAGCGTGGGCTGGATGAGG GTCCAAGAAGGCACAGAATCGAACACTCCATCACATGCCCCAACACCAACACCAACGGGCTCCTTCGCGCCACAGCTTGCAGCACGCGAGTCGAATGCGGGCACACCAGCCTCCACCGGCCTCAAGGCCCCGAACAAGAAGAAGCGCCCTGCCGACAaggacgacgacgacgacccCAAGACGAAACGAGGCAAGATCTCATATGCGCGAGAGTAA
- a CDS encoding putative alcohol dehydrogenase: MTHFDSIIASVESSQNPLSGLWKPTHLRRLYYGPNSVKEHLLDCLPTETSKAFILTGNSLATKTGLIKQVEEQLGPRHASTFSKIGQHAPVKQLDEATELVLKDESIDTIISVGGGSPIDSAKAISYRLNEKKKGRWLYHITMPTTLSAAECTLGAGYTNEDGMKTGVAHPELAPHVVIYDSKFALETPPWLWMSTGMRSMDHAMELMYHPTSTEMPCRQLALSAAAGLFENLPKYKQNPKDEQIITKLQLAAFASLGFLALNIKGALGLSHALGYALGSPYQIPHGITSCLTLGHVVKLKAQASNDDAAQLARMAPFIGIAKSGDDKKDAVAVGDAILKLVEDLGLKTTLTEKNVGEDQVHTITKLATRQESGPQYDAVKQLVENLY; encoded by the exons ATGACGCACTTCGACTCCATAATCGCTTCCGTAG AATCGTCCCAGAACCCACTCTCTGGTCTGTGGAAGCCGACACACCTCCGGCGGCTGTACTATGGCCCGAATAGCGTGAAGGAGCACCTGCTTGACTGCCTTCCTACCGAAACATCCAAAGCCTTCATCCTCACCGGTAACTCGCTGGCCACCAAGACTGGCTTGATCAAGCAGGTGGAAGAGCAGCTCGGGCCAAGGCATGCAAGCACATTCAGCAAGATCGGACAGCATGCGCCGGTAAAACAGCTGGACGAAGCCACAGAGCTCGTGCTCAAAGATGAGAGCATTGACACTATCATTAGCGTTGGAGGCGGATCACCTATCGATTCAGCCAAAGCCATCAGCTATCGTCTGAATGAGAAGAAGAAGGGGAGGTGGTTGTACCACATCAcgatgcctacaactcttAGTGCTGCCGAGTGCACATTGGGCGCAGGCTACACCAACGAAGATGGCATGAAGACGGGAGTCGCTCACCCCGAGCTCGCACCTCATGTCGTCATCTACGACAGCAAGTTTGCGCTCGAGACACCACCTTGGCTGTGGATGAGCACCGGAATGCGGTCGATGGACCACGCCATGGAGTTGATGTACCACCCCACATCGACGGAAATGCCATGCCGCCAGCTGGCGCTCTCGGCTGCAGCAGGTCTATTCGAGAATCTGCCCAAGTACAAGCAGAACCCCAAGGACGAGCAGATCATCACCAAGCTCCAGCTGGCGGCTTTCGCTTCACTCGGCTTTCTCGCATTGAACATAAAAGGAGCCCTAGGTCTGTCTCACGCCCTTGGCTACGCTCTCGGCTCCCCCTACCAAATCCCACACGGCATCACATCATGCTTGACACTCGGCCATGTCGTGAAGCTGAAAGCGCAAGCTTCAAACGACGATGCTGCACAGCTTGCCCGGATGGCGCCGTTCATTGGAATCGCCAAGTCTGGTGATGACAAGAAGGATGCTGTGGCTGTTGGAGATGCGATCTTGAAGCTTGTCGAAGATCTTGGCCTCAAGACGACGTTGACGGAGAAGAATGTTGGGGAGGATCAGGTTCATACTATCACGAAGCTGGCGACGAGGCAGGAGTCGGGGCCGCAGTATGATGCTGTTAAGCAGCTTGTTGAGAATTTGTACTAG